The Lepeophtheirus salmonis chromosome 3, UVic_Lsal_1.4, whole genome shotgun sequence genomic interval TGAAAGAACATGAAAGaacaaggtgactatatataatgtGTGTCGACAAGAAAATTGCAACACCGTCTGGTTGACGTTAGCttacaacttttttgatgacgtcagaACGGATCCAAGTTCAGTATTACTACTATAAGtgttaattaaaagttatagataaatattagaAGCCGAAGGGTGATAAAAGAAGTTGTGAACTACgtgtaaatacatttaattcatagtgatttggatggatctttcgtACGAAGGATTCGGATTTCCATTCCAAGGAATTCATCTTTTTTCCATTGGGATATCCAATACatcttctgatcctctcttcaacttcatgtCGAAGGGACCCCTCCTCTTAGTTCTTGTGCCTCACTCAGTGGATTTCATCCtatttaatggaagaatcctGCATTGTGCAAATGCGTTTCACATTAAGGTCTATGATAGTGACTTAtgacctcgtgaatcattgccgctatgctcaagaatacataaattcttccatatcttttacaaaatcatcatatactacatataagaactatgTAGTTgcataaaacgacagaataatcgactgaaagatCCAGTGAGGAACATGGATAGTTCCCATCCTCCATCCACTGCTCTTAAGTTCTTGAGTCATTTTCTCCTTAAATCAACTCTCCTTTGTCTTCTAcgctaagaaaactatttcattgataagtgtCCTAGATGCATATGGATAATTATAGAACCTGGACACTTTAAGCCTGATCCCTAATGAGTACTACTTACTACTTATGAGTCCCGTTTGTGATTGGAAAACAAATGGAAGATTATTCTAGacttacttataaataattaataggaaCTATTAAGTGAttgtgtgttaaaaaaatataaaagacttcTTAACTTCTGaagattttattgaaataattgaatttagttgcaatttctaaatttattgacTCAGAAATCCTCTTCTAAGAAGCTAAATTGCTTGTTAACATCTAGATCTATATCTAGAGAGAAGAGTCAAAATCACAAGACAAAAGAGGCTTATTCAAGACATCATATTCGGTTATGTTAGCAAGATAATGACGTTGAactctattttattatattcaagataaatgacaaattaagatcttattgttagtttatgtttttcaaatgagCATTTGATATTTAGTgcataatatccacttattcttaatatattattgatttcttcactataatatatttatttgaaaatgaactttTGGAACTATtgcttttttattcaatacaactttttatctatttttttaaaatcaattttactaCCGTAAACTTCAGGGGGTAAAAAGTTACACTAATATAATTGTCTGATAAGAAAATCAAACACTATTATatgatgtattaataaaattagttttataaatttgtatttcctCCTCAATTGATTCCTCTGTAACGTCATCAAAATACCCAttacaattgtaaacaaaaacagAGAAATTTCTTATGGACACACCTTATTTATAGTTACCTTGGTATCAGCAGGGAATAAAAACCTGAATTCTgaaagaattttaataaaatcataaaatatcattacttagttaatgtctactatttaaatttaaaaattagaatataatattactatattatataagtaatctGGTTAAGATACTTTATTGgcattcatttaaattattattaagacaacgtacatttaaaaaaataaacgtattTGAAGCGCCATCTATGTTCTAttcgaatgttttggtcaactaattctttttttttttttttttttttttgacggagttaactactttttatttcatcactctatatattttatctctatggtttATGCTGGGcatatatgattaataaattatatattttttaaatacaaagttttatgTCCTGATGTTGTCCACAAAATGGACAACTAAATTAAGACGTCATGGGAAAGCGTTTTTTATCATACTGACGTCATTAGAGTTTTAATCAAAACAAAGAGAGTGCGTGATTTTTGGGcgctaatattttttaagttcaaaagaaaacaaataaattaaaattatcctttaaatagtttaaaattaagtagAAAGATTGATTGAATTGAGTCTCCTAATTACATAACACAAATATTATCGAGGATGGGGGACATTGATTGGGAATCCCGCTACAATGAGGCAATATCTCGTGCAACGGAGGCTGAGAAGAACATGCTCCAAGCGGCCTCCTTTGGACAAATCCTTTTGAGTGAGAAGGATGAATTGTCCAAGGAAGTGAAGGAGCTCACGGATAAATTGAAAGATGTTCAACACAATGCACATTTGAAGGAGGAGACTCAGATCCTCACCATCAAAAGCTTAGAAGCTGAGAACGAGGCCATTGCAAAAGAGCATAGGAGCAAAGAGGACTCTTGGATAAAAAAGATGGAATCACTCCAATGTGAGCTACGAAAAGCCCGGAATTTGAATCAATTAGTAGCCCAGGAGGATATTGAAGACTCCTCCCCTCGTATTATACAATCTCTGCAGGAAGAAATAGTGATCCTTCGAAAGGAATTAGATTCATGCTATGCCCTCTCCTCAAAAGGAGATTCGTCTTCTTACTCCTTTTCAGGATTAGACATGGAAGAGCTCAAGCAAGAAAACACGGAGATCAAAGAACAACTTCGTATATTTAAAGATGAGTTAATAAAGACCAAAGAGGAATTGGATGAATTAAAATGTGAAAAGTCTACTTTAAATCATGAAATCCGTGAAAAGGATGAAGAAATCCAATGCTACGTGGAGTCCTTGGATTTTGCAAGAAATAGTGCAGCGGATTTGCATCAAGAGATTGAGTCCCTTCAGATTAATAATGGAGAAACCTCCATTAAGAAAGGGAATTCCCTCTTTTCTGAGGTAGAGGATAGGCGAAATTTTGTCGAACAGAAACTTTCAATCCTTCAGactaaaaatatggaaatgaaAAAGGTCATTGATGAAAAATCCCAACAAATTCATAAAGTCAAAATGCAAAATCTCGCACTCCTTAATTTAGGAGGTAATGGAATTCATGGGAACTCCTTTATTGGCTCCAAAGGTAGTTCCTCATCTCACATACATAGATTAGAAGAACAACTATCAACAGAAAAGCAAATTAATAAATCCTTAAGAGATCGTCTTGAAGTCATGAGCTCTGCCTCATCCGTAGTGCCTTCTTCCTTGCGCAGCGGAGTATCAGACTATGCCTATATGTCATCCTTGCTACAAGAAAAAGGAACTCAAATTGACGAATTAAAGAAACAGCTTCAATCTCAAATTCGTCAAACTCTGGAAGAAAGTGATAAGGTACTAGAGTTATCTCGAAAACTCACTCATCAAGAATCACAAACCGTGAGATTCAAGGCAGAGATTTATCAGCTCAAAATGATGATTGAGGACTTGAAGTCAGAGGCAAAGGAAACTCCTCCTCCGAGCAATAAAGcaagagttaaaaataatatcatttttgaagacCTTAAATTCGATGAAGATAAAAAAGGTTCTGCCGACAATAAATTAGATACTAATCTATCTCTTTATGACATTGTCGACTCAAAGGAGAGCAAGGAAAATGTGTGCAAATCAAACATCGACGGGGCTtcgaagaagaagaataaatcaGTCAGTTCTTTATCAAATAGTGGCAAGAAGAGCGTATCCATGTGTGATGAAGTTGTTGTTTTCGATGATGAATCCAATAAAGTAATCgatttgaaaaatgaagaaacaaccAAAGGACTTCCAAAACGTACACCCAAGGAGCATCTTGCCGTTTCCATCGAGGAacatgatgaaaaaatgaaaaatgaatgtgCCCaacaatagttattatttataaaaaaaaaaaaaaatgtactgttgacttttcaaatatataatatattccacaattaattattaatggtaGATCCACTACATACTTCCTCCTCGCTGTATGTTCGTATCCCCATCTCCTCTCTCCTATAAGAATCATCGCTAggatcaaatactaaatttagaTATTCTTGTTTTTATAACCTTTGAGCTAATTCAATGGCATTATGACACACCAAAATCGTTCTATTTGTTTTGGCCCGTTTTGTTGCATACTCCTCTAGTAAAATCCAAATATGGACATTTATGCATATAGAGCTAAGGATAAGCTTGGAAAATAAGTGTTGGAAAAGTGATTCCGGTTGATGCTCAGTAAAAAACAAAGCCCTTAAAATTTCTACGTGGATGACGTCCGCGTCAAGTGAAGTGTCATATTTGTCATTATTTGTGCGCTTTACATTGACTAATCCTAATcgactaattttatatttaatgttttataatttatacaataatacctcttgatttatgtaatatatgcAAGCTATTAACTTTtatccctaatatatatatatgtccatataacttattaatgttttacttaattattcaGAAATTCAATTCATGATTTATTTTACTCTAATATGTTATCacttaattatactttataaaagttatatcattaactgtaaaaataatttctcataGAGTATTTGAGTCAGAAAAAATGGGATGTCGATCGGAAATTTTCGATCATTTACGCCttgacttttgaaaaaagttgaaaaagtcGTCTATTTCTCCATTCCGccgactttttttatatagtcatctgatattaaattaatacgACTTTTATCTGCTGTTTattgaaataagtaatttttaaggatttaaagaaataaaaccaCAGAACATACTTCTTCTACATAAAACGATTGCTATATCATGCGTCTTTGTTGTAAGCCTAATCTAAATTATTTGATGAATTGCTGAATTCAGTATCCTCATCATTCCATCTCAAAAAGTTCAGAAATAGAAgcatataaattaagttaagctaaattatttaatagataatgCTCACGTATGAAAATTTGAGATGATTTAATTCTTCAACTATTGAGATATGAGAGTCTAAAGTtagcaaatttaaatatattttcccttcacACGAGTAGATTAGTTaaagataattcatttaaaaagttagtAAGAAGTATTACAGAGATTTGACCTTTCAATCAATAgtttccattaatttttcttgaaagtgtgtttcttttgtaaataataaaatatttatatgtctgATATTGTTTAAACTTATTTAACTGTTATAccagtcaatatttttttttacaaattgcagGTTACAACAGTTAGAAAATACcgaatttaaagaaattagagttaataatattttttgaagaataaatcattataatttttaatatattatagtagattaagATGAAATAGATTACGGATCATTATTATAGTACGTAGAAATTCACGATAAAAAAACTCTTCAGTATAATTTCTACTGACAGGACATCAagacataaaatgaaataatgattttggtAATTTTATCATGCTTTGATTATATCGTTCAAATTGTACGCTGACTAGATTATATCAAGGTCTTGAATAAAGCTTGTCaacttattctatttttttataaacctatAACAATTAGTCTTATTTGTTTCAATACGTCATACTCCTctcaaggaaatatatattaaagaaaatatctgaCTTGTACGAACTTCTTAGTAACAAAATAAAGTTACCGACCCCTAGTTCTCACTATTTTATGATTGactgtttaataatatattaatatttctttttgtaaaaattgtagatatttgatgtaaaaaatcaCGTCTccaaaaattatgttcattgttttcaaacaattaaattggctaatttttagaaaatataatttatcgaCTTGAGACGATCTTTAATCACTATAGCCGACAcaacattatttcaaattaaatagtttGCTTTTCAAGTAATATcaaaccataaaaatatattctgatattatattaacaataagttgttttctttaaatattttgtatgagatgtaagaaaaaacattgtgatctttattaaagcaaagtgcTACGTCACATTTACTGCTATGTACACGAGTCATTATATGACATCCCGGCATCTTGCATCTTTGACTGGTATTTTAGGCTCCTGAACTAATCAAATAACTCACTTGTTCGTGGTATCGAagttattgattatatttttacctgGTGTTTTGatgcaatatattaataatacctACTCACAGATTCGTTGTAGATCTGAAAATTGTTTCAGATTAGctcatttttattgaatattttatttaatcaacgttttttcaacaaaaaccATTTAAGGGTTAAAATACAACGCGTTTTATTACGCAACGTTTCTAATTTATAACGCAACCTTTGATGACCCGGTCCCCATGATGCTTGAAGTCAATCATAAGACTTCTATAACGCTTCATACGGAATTATTGATACTTTTGAGTCAAGAATAGGCTCTTTGACTTCCTTTGAGCAGCCTTGACTACCATTGACACGGCATTTTTACTTTTCTCATAGAAAATCTAGCctctaatagaaaaaaaaatccgccaGATTCTGTCAAATTTAGCTAGTCTAGTCCAAAATCGGTCTAATTTGGCGACACTCATGGAGATAACAATAGCGATGGCAAGATCAGAACAAAACAGAAAGCAAACAGGTCCAATACTAGTTCAGAAGTTATGTTGAGTGACTAAGGGAACTGTTACATTTAGtttcatagtattaatttatacaaataaattaatatttttttcaccgtcatgattaatataatatacacattgTGTTCTAAATCAATTAACGGCTCCTGGGCATTGGTATCACTtcatcctttatttaattataatttgccaAATCCTACtaagcaaataataattatattgccTAATCCGATATCGATTTATAACTGAGTCTCTAATACTCCTCTTGCCAGTGCTAAAAACATGACTCACGGATCTTTGTCtatgaataaacaatattttaagttatttttaaagggttaattattatgaattcatGATTATTGTAACTGTgagcatttgaaatttataatgtgccagAATGCTCAATTGTTGCATTTTCCACATTCCAATTATAGTTAATCCtccctttaaaattattcatctcattttttagttacaacttgtataaaaattgcaacttgtttacaacatatatactatatatcaAACGTATTTACCATTTGTGGATCCAATAAATCAATGTAActttaaactttgtttttcttatcaTGGAACAAgtttctattttgaaaagtgTAGATAACTGACCATATTTCCTACTAAAGATTCAAACTCCTCTTTCAAATACTACGAAAATaagtaaattgaataaaaaagagaacattttaaatataaatacgagACAacgttttgtaaataaatatgtattttgtaacaCCGTATGTAGAATCCATGAAATCAATTATATGTAGAATCAAGTTATGACGTATTTCAGGATTTAGTCTATCCCTACAATGATCATATGTATATTAGTAATCCTGTTATCGTAACTGGATTTTGGAATCAATTTTAGTTTACTATGACAGTGACAATTTCTTGAACCAGGATATTTGGCAAAGAATGTTTTTGATGATAAgacgaaataattttttgaaagtttcgtgggacaaaaataaaactttattcatgtcaatgaaataaaaacgaAACGAATCAAAAAACTACGATCGAAATTAACACTCAATCAAACACTCGCTACTTGACTTGACgaagtcatttcaattttttaattggatataaagtactttttaaattatgttttattttcggAAGACTTGAACTAGACTCGACGGAAATATTTAAGGACGTATGAGCAAAGATTTAAGACTCGACATGGACTTAcagtagaaataattttttccaccACTGCTGGTACAAAACGAAAATGTCCTACGTAtgaaaaacatgaaataaaattagaaacgAACAAATGGACTGGGAAAAGTGTGAACGTGTCCAAAACTGAATTCAACCAATAAGAAGTTCAGAAGAAAAGAACCAGAAAAATAAACGACTAAAAAACAcaatatgcattttaaaacaCTTTGAAAACagtaatatactaaaaaaaattctaaaaattttaatattttgtaaatagctgtgggctttcatttatttgttaatgactatgtatttttgaaatttaatttttaatttttttttccaaaaaattcgaaaaaccaagcaacgaaatatatatatataatcctggggaTCCCCTTGCAATTTCATGacatttttgtttagtttttgaGTCGAAAAGGTATATAAAAGTGCCGAAATACGGAAACCTATACTGGCACCGAAgcaagtaataaaatattggtatcgtgagAACACTAGTCAATGAGCTAACGCCGTGTGTCTCCACAATAATGACCCTTCAGATTGTCAATTACTCAAAATGACGCTGTcagcttaaaatttacaaatctacagtaatattattttacccTACTATCAAACCCTAATGTTTAAGGAACAGCAATTCAtgaaagatttatattataactatcatatatagaatatatatgtataagaaattaattgaataactaaatattattatgaaaattaatacaaaatgaaagttacaataaagttattattaataatatgttgttaGCACACATTACtggaattagaaaaaaatgaaaggcctcaaaaaaaggctttaaaaagtAGTATAGTAATAAACAGTAGGaaacaatttctttataaaataatatttaaagtttaatttatacaaatgtttGAATgggattattattaaatattattaatttatttattattaataataatataagaacaCGGTTTTTGAGGCTGAGCGAATTTTTAAAGCATGGATGTCCCTAACAAATGTCTATAGCTGTTGTGTTCAGTGTACTTGAATGATTgatagattaataattatatatgtatatatatttgtaattaaaatattttccaggaAGAGGAGAGAGATATTATTTAgacagaaagcaaaaaaaaaaaaaaaaaaccaaaaaacgaTGTAAACCAcatcaaaatttctttaaatcagtcttattatttctgaatagtataatattataaatataaatgtatatattaatttaaattatttttacaaatcggGAGAACTTTActcttaaatacattttacatctcgtaaaatgaggaaaattcctttttaattacacaaaatatattcaattattcaaagGACTTTGATGAGGATGACGAAGCAACCAACaactataataaatgtattatgtttttaatgacAAAACAAATATGGGAGCACATCATAAAAAGAGAGAGACTTTTGCTTTTGCCTCAAGAGTTtttaaacaaaggatttttgagaaaataataataaatataattgaaaaagtagtaaatattgtataaaattcgCCAagtgaaaaatgtataaaaacagttttgaaaaaaaaataaacccaaaaaaacaaaaaatccctaaataaacaaaatagattttttatatatataagtaatatacaACCAAATGACAAAGTGCACGTccactaatataatattagaaccTAGGTGCAGATCTATCATTTGTTTGACTCGTTTTCCTCAATGCAAATCCCTGTTTAATTTCTGCATTCAAATAAGGCCGACAATCCTTGACATTGGTGACAGAGCGTGACTCGATCCATCTGCGTACTCGATCCGACGTTTGTTCCTCATATGAGCCCGGTGTGAAAGAGGCTGGTCGACCCACGATGGTTTGTTGAATAGGTGATCGCATCGTTGGCATGGGAGGGGGTTGAGGTCGAGAGCGCATTTTTTCATCGATATCATTCATGATTTGATCATAGCCGGGTTGCTGCCCCACATCTTTAACTTGCTGTTGATGGTGGTGATAGAATTGGTTTTGATGTTGATAAAATTGAATACCAAATCCATAATGATCTCCATCTGGCATACCATGGACACccatttgttgttgttgttgttgaagaGGAGCCTGTGGTCCCAAGGGGTTGTTGCTGCTTGGTAGAGGATGTCCGCCGCCACCCCGTTGCATCTGAATCTTTTGTTGTAAATGAGTCACTGGAGCATAGATTTGCTGCTCAGTTGGATGTTGATGCTTGTTGAGTTTTGTGTTGAGGACTTGTTCAAGAGCCCTCTTGTTTTGTGACTGTAGTCCAGGGGATCTGCCTCCACATTCTCCTGAGGCAACAGAGTGTGCACGTCTAAGATTTTTGGGACTAGCTGGCTTGTGATTTATGTTTTGAAGGGCGCGAATAGAATCAGCGACACTTAGACTCCTTTGAGAAATGACTTCTTCTGGTGGAGAGCGCTTACTGTTAGCGATGTCGTCATCCTCTTCATCAGAATGAAGTAAATGAGGGGGCGGGGGAGGAAGGTTCTCCATTGAGCCCCGTGGGGTAGTTGAATTACTTCCTCCATAGTTTGGTGGGGATTCTTCAATGTGGGAAAGGGGAGCTGGTGGAGGAGTAGTGGGCATACGAGCCGGAGGAGGAGGGCGAGAAGGATGGTGATGACTATTGGAACGTCGAAGCGTTGctccattttgtaaaaatgttgaaCCTAAAAgagtaaattaaaattgtgtCATAATAGTGATAATAACATCAGCCGTTTACTTCAAACATCATTTTTCTACATATCGTGGATCTGGAGCAAAGGTGCTGGAACAATGAAAAGTTGTGTGATTATAATTGATAAGAATAGAATATGAGACgccatttaaagaaaaaaaatggcagCCTAGTTATGGAGCAGGTGTAGCAAGTCAGTTTTGtcaaatattagatttcaaCCATACATTAATTTTGCAATGGTAATATCCGTATTTGACGAAAGCTATAAGGAAATTTTATTCCTTACTcactgtaaaatattatttacaaaaatgtggCTTACTTGCTTCAGAGACACGATAAGTAATACCCAagtcattatatataattacaaagtaatgtaaataaattatttgtctaaGCGAAGTGAGATACAAAAAGAAGCCTATCATTAGATTTATGTAAACACATGCAGTAGAATTAAATACCAACACCAATTAGTAAGAGAGTCACAGAATTACCTGCATATATATTATGTCCCAGAATGTATTAAATATCTAGAGATGTGAGAATTGTGGAAATCGAGTGAGCATTTACAACGTCAGAGATAATATCAGAACTCTAAAAAACGACATATATGTTGACTCCTTACTTgctaatatatatgaattttctgAATATGaaagattaattaataagaacacTGATATTAATATAGGGCTTCTATCTGAAAATCCTTGACCGTTATAATGTTAACCAATTATGGTCTGAACCAGTCTTGTTGTAAAatttggctacaaaaaaaaaaaaaaaaaaaaaacccggttTTAATCCGATCCTACGTCATATTtaactcagaaaaaataaattgtggtCTGGACCGAAGTATCAGATCAGATCGAGCCTAGAAAAAAATCTAGACTCAAAACTAACTAAAATCTAGCAATTTGACGGCGTTACaacacaaacataaaaatttgcTCTGTTTTCTGtggtcagctgtcgatatttctgttgtttttttgctaataaagcTGTCTGAACGttgttgatttgttgaattcgAACTAGCTTTTGTTTAGCTGTGAATAATTTccaacaaatattgaattatacgTTGGGAAAAATTTGACTACGGATTTTCTTGCCTTTCCCCCTCGTTTCTTTTCGTGTGAAAGGGTATGTGATACAGTAAAAGTAAGGacgtgcaatatttttttttaattaacgcCCAcgaggatttcaaatatttccaCATCTCTAAAAATAACCAACCCAGGAAGAGAGCAATCCCAGATTGTCCATTCCTCAAGTAACCTCCCCCTTTACTGTTATATATCATATGATTACATCCCTAACAAACACCTAAAACCCCACCTGACGCATATGAGAGAGGACGGATATACATCCGCCGCGAAGTCGATAATTCTTCCAATTGGCGGTATTTAATGCTTTTATTGTTGATGATATAGCCTAacatgcaaaatataaaatgaaaactaatattaaaaaataccgaaattaaattaatttactctaACAAAGAAACACAATGGATCAGACTACTACATATTTTGTACTATGTAAGCTTAGTCCAAGCAGTCTTGGTATCTTGTTTGCTCTGCAAACGATGTATACAGTATGGCAACTTTGAAGGGAAACTATTATGAAATGGATTACCTTTTAAAACTAGTATCTAAGAAAATAATTGGGatgataaattgtaatatagACGAATATAATGTTGGTGCTGTTTGAATAGATCGTattgaaagaaaacaatttaacaaagtattatgtatatatactttttttgtacgtaaactagaatggttgatttttcaatttcaattgaATTTCATGTCATCTTTACGTCACAATACTTTGAAAAAAGGCAAACATAACtttgatagatatttttctaatcaatacacaaattaaagttttttctaaaggcatgttatagaaaaaaaagatggattaACTTGAGGAAACTTCAAACATTTGTAAATTTGGATTCATCctttctgatttaaaaataaaaagatgactAGAAATTCAAAGTTTCCTTACGTTATCAGGGGCGTcagtaggattatatatatttatatttttttgaagggcgacttggttttgatttttttttttttttaaatccaaaaataaaattttttgaaacttttttaaaaaatccacagctattcttaaaaaatgtcaaaaatcaactgttatttacaaaaaaattcaaacattcaattttttttgggaaaaatatcaaaaatccatagttattcacagaaaattaatcttttttgtaaaaaattaaatttaattaaattaaatagtaaaaaatccttctttttttctgggggggaggggggagctATTGCACCTCCAGACCACCCCCTGAGGACGCCCCTGGTTattgtatctttttatttcataggattactttagaaggaaaaaaactttaatacttagaaaaatatctatcaaaataaggtatttattgaagcttcatttatcaaaaaagaataaattttgtcttttacCAAACTTTGATCGATATATTCGACCTACAAATGACATCATGgaatattaaagttttgaatAGGTTATTTTCCTAGAACATGACGACTTTTTTGCACAATcaataatcgaaattcgaaaaaagttgaaaaacaatctATCATAATATTTATGGCCAAAAAAACgggttcttttaaatttaatttgatatgtaTGGTTTTcttttatgcaatatttatgAGTGGAGGTACACTATCAGAATAAACAAAATAgtatattcataaaaagaaaCTAACATCATGATTAATTAAGTGTGTAAATTAAATTCTGAcacacttttgaaatatttttttttaagacgtATGATGAATGGCTATCCAAAAGTTTCGTAAATAATAACT includes:
- the LOC121115247 gene encoding protein Spindly-B; amino-acid sequence: MGDIDWESRYNEAISRATEAEKNMLQAASFGQILLSEKDELSKEVKELTDKLKDVQHNAHLKEETQILTIKSLEAENEAIAKEHRSKEDSWIKKMESLQCELRKARNLNQLVAQEDIEDSSPRIIQSLQEEIVILRKELDSCYALSSKGDSSSYSFSGLDMEELKQENTEIKEQLRIFKDELIKTKEELDELKCEKSTLNHEIREKDEEIQCYVESLDFARNSAADLHQEIESLQINNGETSIKKGNSLFSEVEDRRNFVEQKLSILQTKNMEMKKVIDEKSQQIHKVKMQNLALLNLGGNGIHGNSFIGSKGSSSSHIHRLEEQLSTEKQINKSLRDRLEVMSSASSVVPSSLRSGVSDYAYMSSLLQEKGTQIDELKKQLQSQIRQTLEESDKVLELSRKLTHQESQTVRFKAEIYQLKMMIEDLKSEAKETPPPSNKARVKNNIIFEDLKFDEDKKGSADNKLDTNLSLYDIVDSKESKENVCKSNIDGASKKKNKSVSSLSNSGKKSVSMCDEVVVFDDESNKVIDLKNEETTKGLPKRTPKEHLAVSIEEHDEKMKNECAQQ